A genomic window from Variovorax paradoxus includes:
- a CDS encoding RNA pseudouridine synthase: protein MKTAPVEDEGIRLAKRVAAMAGVSRREAELLIENGAVRVDGVPQMLPQSRVLPHQQVEIEAGAKPEPVVPVTLLLYKPAGMATDTAHRLLVAANHHEPERAGQRFLPAHAKAQRCMTPLETGASGLVAYTQEFRIERKLQEDAGILEHEVMVDVAGPVSPEVLARLERSPARVSIGRQSDEQTGLRFALKGARPGQIANICDGVNLRILAMRRIRIGRVPLAGLQPGQWRYLAPHERF from the coding sequence ATGAAAACTGCTCCCGTCGAAGACGAAGGTATCCGCCTTGCCAAGCGCGTGGCCGCAATGGCCGGCGTGTCGCGGCGCGAAGCCGAACTGCTGATAGAGAACGGCGCAGTGCGAGTCGATGGCGTGCCGCAGATGCTGCCCCAGTCGCGCGTGCTGCCGCACCAGCAGGTCGAGATCGAGGCTGGCGCCAAGCCCGAGCCCGTAGTGCCTGTCACATTGCTTCTGTACAAGCCTGCCGGCATGGCAACCGACACCGCGCACCGCCTGCTGGTAGCTGCGAACCATCACGAGCCCGAGCGCGCCGGACAGCGCTTTCTGCCGGCGCATGCAAAGGCACAGCGCTGCATGACGCCGCTCGAAACCGGCGCCAGCGGGCTGGTCGCGTACACGCAGGAGTTCCGCATCGAACGCAAGCTGCAGGAAGACGCGGGCATCCTCGAACACGAAGTAATGGTGGACGTGGCCGGCCCGGTGAGCCCCGAGGTGCTGGCGCGGCTGGAGCGCTCGCCGGCGCGCGTGAGCATCGGCCGCCAGAGCGACGAGCAGACGGGCCTGCGCTTTGCGCTCAAGGGCGCGCGGCCGGGGCAGATTGCCAACATCTGCGACGGCGTAAACCTGCGCATTCTGGCGATGCGGCGCATCCGCATCGGCCGCGTGCCGCTGGCGGGGCTGCAGCCCGGGCAGTGGCGCTACCTTGCACCCCACGAACGCTTCTGA
- a CDS encoding Bug family tripartite tricarboxylate transporter substrate binding protein, which translates to MAHSPLTRLARRVLLLAAASLAVPAAFAQQDWPQQPVTLIMGFPAGSGVDVVARVIQEPLAKQLGRPVVIDYKSGAAGNIASDYVAHSKPDGYTLAFGTAATHGSNAALYKKLPFDVEADFIPVAPVLDVSNVLTINPDVINVKTLKEFVELVKANPGKYNYASTGNGAGTHMAFAEFNSRLGLNMVHVPYKGGPEAITSVVRGETCCIMNQVQTILPHYKAGKVRLLGVTTAAAVPAVKEVPTIASSGLPGTKGFDSSIWFGIFAPKGTDPQIVDKLNAAVKAVLEQPEIRERFESQGNTVRIESPAQFKKTVHDNRVKWAEVAKAANISID; encoded by the coding sequence ATGGCCCATTCTCCACTCACTCGTCTTGCCCGCCGCGTATTGCTGCTGGCCGCGGCCTCGCTAGCTGTGCCTGCGGCCTTCGCTCAACAGGACTGGCCGCAGCAACCCGTCACGCTGATCATGGGCTTTCCGGCCGGCTCGGGCGTCGACGTGGTGGCCCGCGTCATCCAGGAGCCGCTGGCAAAGCAGCTCGGGCGGCCCGTCGTCATCGACTACAAGTCTGGCGCCGCAGGCAACATCGCCAGCGACTACGTGGCCCACTCGAAGCCCGACGGCTACACGCTTGCCTTCGGCACAGCCGCCACGCACGGCAGCAACGCCGCGCTCTACAAGAAGCTGCCCTTCGATGTGGAAGCCGACTTCATTCCGGTGGCGCCGGTGCTCGACGTGTCGAACGTGCTCACCATCAATCCCGACGTGATCAACGTCAAGACCTTGAAGGAATTCGTCGAGCTGGTCAAGGCCAACCCCGGCAAGTACAACTATGCGTCTACAGGCAACGGCGCGGGCACGCACATGGCCTTTGCCGAATTCAACTCGCGCCTGGGCCTGAACATGGTGCACGTGCCCTACAAGGGCGGCCCCGAGGCCATCACTTCGGTGGTGCGCGGCGAGACCTGCTGCATCATGAACCAGGTGCAGACCATCCTTCCGCACTACAAGGCCGGCAAGGTGCGCCTGCTGGGCGTGACCACCGCCGCGGCCGTGCCGGCGGTGAAAGAAGTGCCCACCATCGCATCGAGCGGCCTGCCGGGCACCAAGGGCTTCGACAGCTCGATCTGGTTCGGCATTTTCGCGCCCAAGGGCACCGACCCGCAGATCGTCGACAAGCTCAACGCCGCCGTGAAGGCGGTGCTCGAGCAGCCCGAGATCCGCGAGCGCTTCGAGAGCCAGGGCAACACCGTGCGCATCGAATCGCCGGCACAGTTCAAGAAGACCGTGCACGACAACCGCGTGAAGTGGGCCGAAGTCGCGAAGGCTGCGAACATCAGCATCGACTGA
- a CDS encoding DMT family transporter: MHTLSPTSKPHTNVAFEWALLALLATCWGASYTFIKIGVATIPPVTLIAARTLIAGLLLLAVLHMRGVKLPTEPAMWWRFALQACLNSVLPFTLIAWAERSVDAGLATILNSTSPIFIFLLGLGLGGSERPTLRRLFGVGAGLAGICLIVGFEALNGLGHSLLAQLGLVAAAVCYGCAAMFGRVFRGLDPMVPAAGSLLSGTAMLLPASLVIDRPWTLAPSAASMMAVLALAVLSTALAFTIYFRLIKTLGPMSTAAQAYLRVPIGVMIGVVFLGEAPAPTAWAGLACIMAGVIAMTMPARRA; this comes from the coding sequence ATGCACACGCTCTCCCCCACCAGCAAGCCCCACACCAACGTCGCCTTCGAATGGGCGCTGCTCGCGCTGCTTGCCACCTGCTGGGGCGCTTCGTACACCTTCATCAAGATCGGCGTCGCGACGATCCCGCCGGTCACGCTGATTGCGGCGCGCACGTTGATTGCCGGCTTGCTGCTGCTCGCGGTGCTGCACATGCGCGGCGTGAAGCTGCCGACGGAGCCGGCGATGTGGTGGCGCTTCGCGCTGCAGGCATGCCTGAACAGCGTGCTGCCCTTCACGCTCATTGCGTGGGCTGAACGCAGCGTCGATGCGGGCTTGGCGACCATCCTCAACTCGACCTCGCCGATCTTCATCTTCCTGCTGGGGCTGGGCCTCGGCGGCTCCGAGAGGCCCACGCTGCGCCGCCTGTTCGGCGTGGGCGCGGGGCTGGCGGGCATCTGCCTGATCGTCGGCTTCGAGGCGCTGAACGGGCTCGGGCATTCGCTGCTTGCGCAGCTCGGGCTGGTGGCCGCCGCCGTCTGCTACGGCTGCGCCGCGATGTTCGGCCGCGTGTTCAGGGGGCTGGACCCGATGGTGCCGGCCGCCGGTTCGCTGCTGAGCGGCACGGCGATGCTGCTGCCCGCAAGCCTTGTGATCGACCGGCCGTGGACGCTCGCGCCGTCAGCGGCTTCAATGATGGCGGTGCTGGCGCTCGCGGTGCTCTCTACTGCACTGGCCTTCACGATCTACTTCCGGCTCATCAAGACGCTGGGGCCGATGTCGACGGCCGCGCAGGCTTATCTGCGCGTGCCCATCGGCGTGATGATCGGCGTGGTGTTTCTTGGCGAGGCACCGGCGCCCACGGCGTGGGCCGGCCTTGCCTGCATCATGGCCGGCGTGATCGCGATGACGATGCCGGCGCGCCGGGCGTGA
- a CDS encoding GntR family transcriptional regulator — MPSTARKTPTSAAPAEPTDADEANVDERVYAAVSKALLSGKLRPGTPLRERALAEALGCTRGAVRKVLARLGSEKRLVLEHNRGAFVPNPSIDDMRGIYRARRIVEAGLVTTLFGNLEREQVAALRKHVQAEQKAFKEGRREDSIRLAGDFHLLLAEMAGSDELLSYIRRLISNTELYKALYDSAEAASCAPREHEQIIEALTTGKSLDKALAVALEHLDELEQRVIAGAAAEQEVDLATLLNGGGNTAHGHSH; from the coding sequence ATGCCTTCCACCGCACGCAAAACCCCCACTTCCGCCGCCCCTGCAGAGCCCACCGACGCCGACGAAGCCAACGTGGACGAACGCGTCTACGCCGCCGTGTCGAAGGCACTGCTCAGCGGCAAGCTGCGCCCGGGCACACCGCTACGCGAACGCGCGCTGGCCGAGGCGCTGGGCTGCACGCGCGGCGCGGTGCGCAAGGTGCTGGCGCGGCTGGGGTCGGAAAAACGGCTGGTGCTGGAGCACAACCGCGGCGCCTTCGTGCCCAACCCGTCGATCGACGACATGCGCGGCATCTACCGCGCGCGCCGCATCGTCGAAGCCGGGCTGGTGACCACGCTGTTCGGCAACCTCGAACGCGAGCAGGTGGCCGCGCTGCGCAAGCACGTGCAGGCGGAGCAGAAGGCGTTCAAGGAAGGCAGGCGCGAAGACTCGATCCGGCTGGCGGGCGACTTCCACCTGCTGCTGGCGGAGATGGCGGGCAGCGACGAGCTGCTCTCGTACATTCGCCGGCTGATTTCGAACACCGAGCTCTACAAGGCGCTGTATGACTCCGCCGAAGCCGCAAGCTGCGCGCCGCGCGAGCATGAGCAGATCATCGAAGCGCTGACGACCGGCAAGTCGCTCGACAAGGCGCTGGCCGTGGCGCTGGAGCATCTCGACGAGCTGGAGCAGCGCGTCATCGCGGGTGCAGCGGCCGAGCAGGAAGTGGACCTGGCGACGCTGCTGAACGGCGGCGGCAACACCGCGCACGGGCACAGCCACTGA
- a CDS encoding MBL fold metallo-hydrolase has protein sequence MVRSSQQLHTPREPAPLRAAATVLLLRDSAAGIEVLMTRRSATASFAPGAYVFPGGHIDDADEAAKRIATRRPTQSRVQRTQAIAAIREAFEELGILLAHHADGSPVRAEEVAAMDRGDTAGTAFADQCAARGLVLDSDRVFTFAHWMTDRDLPKRFDVPFLVARMPEGQTPTADESEQFEPSWVHPADALARHEAGTFFMIFPTVRTLQRMAAYPTVDALLAACASEAPLWTSCPRAGLLKGEDARYMEHESPYGELALVCPDGQLLHALDWQSEHPVSLLKNVMRLTAPNPSAMTGPGTNSYIVGDAATGYIVIDPGPNDFDHIGRLWRATKGDIRMIVCTHSHADHSPGAAPLQALCKNGKPPILGLASKPTARATARFTPERELADGERLVLSDTTADGEAIAHTLRVIHTPGHAANHLCLVLEEDGLLFSGDHILNGSTTVVDPPDGDMNAYLDSLDTLDAACEAGGIEFILPAHGYAIGFARTAIGMLKAHRLKREAKIAAAMQKLPEGTPEEWLPLAYDDVPERMWPVAARSLAAHVARIRQLAAPQ, from the coding sequence ATGGTCCGTTCCTCCCAACAACTACACACCCCACGCGAGCCCGCGCCCCTGCGCGCGGCCGCCACGGTGCTGCTGCTGCGCGACAGCGCCGCCGGCATCGAAGTGCTGATGACCCGCCGCTCGGCCACTGCCAGTTTTGCGCCCGGCGCCTATGTTTTTCCCGGCGGCCACATCGACGACGCCGACGAAGCGGCCAAGCGCATCGCCACGCGCCGCCCCACACAAAGCCGCGTGCAGCGCACGCAGGCCATCGCGGCCATTCGCGAGGCTTTCGAAGAGCTGGGCATCCTGCTCGCACACCATGCCGACGGAAGCCCTGTCAGAGCCGAAGAAGTCGCGGCAATGGACCGCGGCGACACCGCCGGCACCGCCTTTGCCGACCAGTGCGCGGCACGCGGACTGGTGCTCGACTCAGACCGCGTGTTCACCTTCGCGCACTGGATGACCGACCGCGACCTGCCCAAGCGCTTCGACGTGCCCTTTCTGGTGGCGCGCATGCCCGAAGGCCAGACGCCCACTGCCGACGAGAGCGAGCAGTTCGAGCCCAGCTGGGTGCATCCGGCCGATGCACTCGCGCGCCATGAGGCCGGCACCTTCTTCATGATTTTCCCGACCGTGCGCACGCTGCAGCGCATGGCCGCGTACCCCACCGTCGATGCCCTGCTCGCGGCCTGTGCCAGCGAGGCCCCGCTGTGGACCAGCTGCCCGCGCGCCGGCCTGCTCAAGGGCGAGGACGCGCGCTACATGGAACACGAGTCGCCCTATGGCGAACTCGCTCTGGTGTGCCCCGATGGCCAGCTCCTGCACGCGCTCGACTGGCAGAGCGAGCACCCGGTGTCGCTGCTGAAGAACGTGATGCGCCTCACCGCGCCCAACCCGAGCGCGATGACTGGCCCGGGCACCAACAGCTACATCGTGGGCGACGCGGCGACGGGCTACATCGTGATCGACCCGGGCCCGAACGACTTCGACCACATCGGCCGGCTGTGGCGCGCTACGAAGGGCGACATCCGCATGATCGTCTGCACGCACTCGCATGCCGATCACTCGCCGGGTGCGGCGCCGCTGCAGGCGCTGTGCAAGAACGGCAAGCCGCCGATCCTGGGCCTGGCCTCGAAGCCGACCGCGCGTGCCACCGCGCGCTTCACGCCCGAGCGCGAACTGGCCGATGGCGAGCGCCTCGTGCTGTCGGATACCACGGCCGACGGCGAAGCCATTGCCCACACGCTGCGCGTGATCCACACGCCCGGCCATGCAGCCAACCACCTGTGCCTGGTGCTGGAAGAAGACGGCCTGCTGTTCTCCGGCGACCACATCCTCAACGGCAGCACCACGGTGGTCGATCCACCCGATGGCGACATGAACGCGTATCTCGATTCGCTCGACACGCTCGACGCAGCTTGCGAGGCCGGCGGCATCGAGTTCATCCTGCCCGCGCACGGCTACGCGATCGGCTTTGCACGCACCGCCATCGGCATGCTGAAGGCGCACCGCCTGAAGCGCGAAGCCAAGATCGCCGCCGCGATGCAGAAGCTGCCCGAAGGCACGCCCGAAGAATGGCTGCCGCTGGCCTACGACGACGTGCCCGAACGCATGTGGCCGGTGGCGGCCCGCTCGCTGGCCGCGCACGTGGCGCGCATCCGCCAACTGGCGGCGCCCCAATGA